From Xenopus tropicalis strain Nigerian chromosome 3, UCB_Xtro_10.0, whole genome shotgun sequence, the proteins below share one genomic window:
- the znf346 gene encoding zinc finger protein 346 gives MADEFGDGDTVELPVGKEAVDALIRENSHIFSDTQCKVCSAVLISESQKLAHYQSRKHANKVRRYMSIHQGEELVSAKKFKAAPAESSDGDDRSKCCPICNMTFSSPVVAESHYSGKTHIKNLRLREQGGVTEGMLHQAKKLVVTRTPTIATKIDNRMDQSDPTKFCKLCHATFNNPLMAEQHYAGKKHKKQETKTQLMTIYTSSGHTPAQAPIAINVNSPLPGSGSAGKGFSCDTCNIVLNSIEQYQAHVSGAKHKNQLMSMTPLSKEGPPAAGGPSALAGPPSTGGALSSGGPSARGFSASGGPTPKGPSSFGGLPPMGGLMPPPYPPPHSQPYVREDMMGPDGYTYFNKDF, from the exons ATGGCAGACGAGTTCGGTGACGGTGATACTGTGGAGTTGCCAGTGGGAAAGGAAGCAG ttgaTGCTTTGATCCGGGAAAACAGTCATATTTTTTCAGACACCCAGTGTAAAGTTTGCAGTGCAGTGCTAATTTCAGAATCTCAGAAGCTTGCACACTACCAG AGTAGGAAACATGCAAATAAAGTGCGCCGATATATGTCGATACACCAAGGGGAGGAACTTGTTTCCGCAAAAAAGTTTAAAGCTGCACCTGCT GAGAGCAGCGATGGAGACGACAGAAGCAAGTGCTGTCCCATTTGCAACATGACATTCTCTTCCCCGGTTGTTGCTGAATCCCATTATAGCGGAAAAACACACATCAAAAATTTAAGGCTGAGGGAACAAGGAGGTGTAACAGAAG gCATGCTCCACCAAGCAAAAAAACTTGTGGTAACACGCACACCAACTATAGCAACAAAAATCGATAATAGGATGGATCAGTCGGACCCTACAAAGTTCTGTAAGCTCTGCCACGCCACATTTAATAACCCCCTAATGGCAGAACAGCATTATGCGGGAAAGAAACATAAGAAGCAGGAGACCAAAACACAACTTATGACTATATATACCAGCTCTGGGCATACTCCAGCACAAGCTCCAATCGCTATAAATGTAAACTCTCCTTTACCAGGCTCAGGATCAG CTGGGAAAGGTTTTTCATGTGACACGTGTAACATTGTGCTGAATTCAATAGAGCAGTACCAAGCCCATGTTAGTGGAGCGAAACACAAGAACCA ATTAATGTCCATGACACCATTGTCCAAGGAAGGTCCCCCAGCAGCTGGAGGCCCTTCAGCCCTTGCAGGCCCTCCATCAACAGGAGGGGCATTGTCATCAGGGGGACCGTCGGCTAGAGGTTTTTCTGCATCTGGAGGTCCAACACCTAAAGGCCCTTCATCGTTTGGTGGATTGCCACCCATGGGGGGGTTAATGCCACCTCCTTACCCTCCTCCACACAGTCAGCCATATGTCCGTGAAGATATGATGGGTCCTGATGGATATACTTATTTTAATAAAGACTTTTAG